AATTCaattaaaacacaattaaatGTTAACATTTTCGAATTCATACAATCATAGATATAAAGGTCGATTTACATTGATCCAGGTACTGGATCCAGTCGCTGGATCTAGTGTTACTGGATCAATGTAAATCAGCCATAAACCTCACTCTGTTATTCTTTAAAAagtcaaaatataatctaaactaaaatagttttgttattatcgcactttatatttgaaatcgacagaaagagacaaacatattttagcataGAGTATGTTTTGATGTTATATGACTAACAGGGTCAGTCACACACTCAATATTTTGACACACACGAGAATATTATGTggaaaaattgtacaaaatatcatttgcacaaataaaaaatattatcaccaTATTGGAGTATtcatttcaatgttttttttttacaaaatattacataattcatGTTGAGTTAATCTACACCAccctaattttaatatcagtaacaatataataaaaaatttattatacactaTTTCACTAACAAattctgataaaaatatgtatgccgTAGCAAAGTGTACTTATATCAAAACGAAAAATGTGCGTAAAAATTGCAGTTGTCGAACTAtgatttgaaaatgttatttacattttagacACAAAATAAGCAAAAACATAGTTctttacaattaatttcttttcgaTCTAAAATACCTTATATCATGTTAATTATCACTAATTTTCTGAGCGTATAACTTTAATCCACTTACGgctgatataaaaaaataattacatggCTTGTGTCATTTCATTGCTAgcttttaatatatacattgttatatatatatagtgtgtTAAGGCATACAAGCTTCCAAATCCCATATCTTGGTGTATTCGTGTAAGTATTGCTATATTGTTGACTCGACAAAATTAGagacattatttttctaaacaatGTTGCCGTGTTAAAAAAGCGGTGTCTCTGATTTTCAAGTATATATGTCATAAATTCTATGATAATGTAAGCATAGCATGTTCATACAAAGTCATACTTTACACTTGTATGTAACCCTGCTAAATTCACATTCAATTATACTATTGTAATCATCAAGAGTCATATCACATACTAAAACTACTAACaacttttaaaacattttaataaagtttccTAAGTGCATAGAATGGAACCTCGATAAATTATAAGCTAAATTTCAATATAGACTAGATAAACATCTACAACGGACACATGGGTTCACAGCCGAGAATGAAAAGACGAGAGAGAAATCTAGAAAAttcaaagaataaaaatgaaatatggaACTTGAAGGTCGAATTAAAATGAAGTCAAAAAGTGGAAATGTCATgaattttcaacaaataaacaacaataaaaagcCTTTGTTCAGTTTCCCGACAGTCAATGTTGATAGTATGCCATGCTTGTcatcaatatcaataaaatctaaatatacaaGCTTTGGTTTTTGATTAAATGgcgaaaagtaaatatattttctaataataaataaagtacaaatgttaagtatgtttattaatttcgaCCCTAATGTACATGTTTAAGTTACAAGGTATTTCTATGCTGAATTCTTATGGGCCTAGAGTTATAGTTTCCAGATTAGATTTGATCCTAGTCTCCCTTGGAATCagatttttgatgaaactGAATCTTCcacctttaaattttaatattccttttataaagaaaaaaccaTTTTCAATATAACTTTTGGAGACACGTTGATACATAAATATCACCGAAGTTTTGACTGAATAATTGGCCGATATTGAATCTGAGCAAAACTTTAAGGCCCTCACTGACTGCAGGATATTTATAAAGTTGAGCTTACAAAGGTTCCACACTATTAGCAATGACTTAGCTGTGTTTCGAGCTATGGCCCTGTTTTCGTCGTTCTCATCTCTTTCCCTTAGCTATATATTCCTGCACCTTAGCTTGGAACTCTGTCTTGTTCTTATTGTACATCTCAGCAGCTTCAATGTTGAGGGGGTCTTCGAAGTTTAGGAGGTCCTGAAAGttcaaaatagatatttaactATAGTTATTAGTACAATCTGGGTCACCAGTGAAAGCGTATGATGGGTGATGATCCCTGCATTTTGTGACCATTTCATCCAGTTTCACGAGACCCTATGTTGATGGCATTGTATTTAAGGGACCTAAATAACTGCCATAGAGTTGGTAGTGTGTAAatttcttgccactgaaccgagaggtcccgggttcgaatcccggtcggGTGATGATGGAAAacaatctttttctgattggcccgggtcttggatgtttatctatatatgtatttgttataaaatatagtatcgttgagttagtatcccataacacaagtctcgaacttactttggggctagctcaatatgtgtggtttgtcctcatttatttattatttatagagtTACGTCTGAGATTATCTTCCATCATAGATCATCAACATGGattatcatattataagtaagtatatatgaCGCAAATACTGCATTTATCACCAAAAATAAAGCACGTTAGCTTTGGCCAAACAGAATggagtataaaaaaatatcatttcaagAAATCAATGCAATGTTGAGTgaaaagataaacaaaaatacaaaatttatttattagagatAAGTAGATCAACATATGgtgatgttttatttagttgaataatttcttttttgaaaGTGTGTAATATGATATCTTTGTTTgctatcattatcattaccGTAAATAAAGCATTGAGTCCCCAAACAACATCCTTCAATCTCCTCGTGGGAGCCCAGCCGTGCTCATCTATGGATGTTTGTCGGAGCAGGGAGAGGCAGATGTCCCCATCTACATTGATATTTGGGTGCCACAGCCTCGTTAGACATTTCACTTTGGG
This DNA window, taken from Plodia interpunctella isolate USDA-ARS_2022_Savannah chromosome 2, ilPloInte3.2, whole genome shotgun sequence, encodes the following:
- the LOC128675157 gene encoding NEDD8-conjugating enzyme UBE2F-like — translated: MITLNRKLKKEHSEPANGISSEPVRRISVRDKLLVKEVQEMNENLPASCSVHFQDPNVLSEFVLTVAPDEGYWVGGKFKFSIFVTEDYNMAPPKVKCLTRLWHPNINVDGDICLSLLRQTSIDEHGWAPTRRLKDVVWGLNALFTDLLNFEDPLNIEAAEMYNKNKTEFQAKVQEYIAKGKR